A stretch of Borrelia duttonii Ly DNA encodes these proteins:
- a CDS encoding DUF759 family protein produces the protein MNNTGFTIKFKGVLDHASTKKSLEKDISILEKVLKPKRTRLDSTEKILKHNLKEKKAELAKQNKYEKLKLAEEKRQEKLKIEKQKKIEAAKKRLEKLRLTKEKKQEKLRIEEQKRLDNIEKFKLEETKRLMSQGMRFKKAKEAAIKRSSMTQEELMDLEYKSLKKQNGIIRRTIRRTGRAVLEIGKIAVGTALGQVFGTTFQGGIGDAFNYAKRSIINNANVKKMNVITSRVFKSQEKAQLNNILQTIPGFNREIDREEFLNYAGILRKDLESLGQNNEENLNKAVAFAARLKSTGVVNDNASAIAVVSEFLQGKGGSLYNVMGSFSKLTHKYNERGEMEYDLLSLSQALSFRTETLKKIIDDWNTLEFPKYASTEEKLKDDLIEAEDSFAKTTSELVKPLLKKLSQLATWLQDFTFKTHILDPMIKGLTSFFGNIYEWFTKMVKIALKQILPDWFYKWVFSEEPKTNKDHSPLPTTDTGTKLEKDASVKTP, from the coding sequence TATATCTATCCTTGAAAAAGTTCTAAAACCCAAAAGAACAAGACTCGATAGTACTGAAAAAATATTGAAACACAATCTGAAAGAAAAAAAAGCTGAACTTGCCAAACAAAACAAATATGAAAAACTAAAATTAGCAGAAGAAAAAAGACAAGAGAAACTAAAAATAGAAAAACAAAAAAAAATAGAAGCAGCAAAAAAAAGGCTAGAAAAATTAAGATTAACAAAAGAAAAAAAACAAGAAAAATTACGAATAGAAGAGCAAAAAAGGCTAGACAATATAGAAAAGTTCAAACTTGAAGAAACTAAAAGACTTATGAGCCAAGGCATGAGATTCAAAAAGGCGAAAGAAGCCGCAATAAAAAGATCGTCCATGACACAAGAAGAATTAATGGATTTAGAGTACAAATCGCTAAAAAAGCAAAATGGAATTATACGTCGCACTATACGTCGCACTGGGCGCGCTGTTCTAGAAATAGGTAAAATTGCGGTTGGAACTGCTCTTGGACAAGTATTTGGGACTACTTTTCAAGGTGGTATTGGTGATGCATTCAATTATGCTAAAAGATCTATTATCAACAACGCAAATGTAAAAAAAATGAATGTAATTACTTCAAGAGTATTCAAATCTCAAGAAAAGGCTCAACTTAACAATATTCTTCAAACAATACCGGGATTTAATCGGGAAATTGATAGAGAAGAGTTCCTCAATTATGCTGGAATTTTGAGAAAAGATTTGGAAAGTTTAGGACAAAACAATGAAGAGAACCTCAATAAAGCAGTAGCATTTGCTGCAAGACTCAAATCCACAGGGGTTGTCAATGATAATGCTTCAGCTATTGCTGTAGTATCAGAATTCTTACAAGGAAAAGGTGGGTCTCTATATAATGTCATGGGTTCATTTAGTAAATTGACACATAAGTACAATGAACGTGGAGAAATGGAATATGACTTACTATCTTTAAGCCAAGCTTTGTCTTTTAGAACAGAAACACTAAAAAAAATTATTGATGATTGGAATACGCTTGAATTTCCTAAATACGCAAGTACCGAAGAAAAACTCAAAGATGATCTTATTGAAGCCGAAGATTCTTTCGCAAAAACTACATCTGAACTAGTAAAACCCCTCTTAAAGAAATTATCACAACTAGCTACATGGCTTCAAGACTTTACTTTCAAAACTCACATACTTGATCCAATGATCAAAGGTCTCACAAGTTTTTTCGGTAATATTTACGAATGGTTTACAAAAATGGTAAAAATAGCACTAAAACAAATACTACCCGATTGGTTTTACAAATGGGTTTTTAGTGAAGAACCTAAAACAAATAAAGACCATTCACCACTCCCAACTACTGATACTGGGACTAAATTAGAAAAAGACGCAAGTGTGAAAACACCTTAG
- a CDS encoding DUF792 family protein yields the protein MITQFTTDFIHQYQDAKGMKSMLDYINLTPSQITTILKETFNQLSSVFMTSNFLILCPRMDFKGQGYVPQGFFIQAKSELINMKYSTTCSKRPIIDYYTRKSTHVSYNPTFNDEIITLNNAKLVSGYSELLKWSFNVPFGKSIFPNTSNLAKQHLTNRVKESVPFSVYSPSFGFREIVAITSLDLKDTVYLDEVEISVTLEVLKTFTKYKG from the coding sequence ATGATTACACAATTTACAACTGATTTTATACATCAGTACCAAGATGCAAAAGGCATGAAATCAATGTTAGACTATATCAACTTAACGCCGTCTCAAATAACAACCATTTTGAAAGAAACTTTCAATCAATTGTCTAGTGTGTTCATGACGTCTAATTTCTTAATTCTATGCCCGCGAATGGACTTTAAAGGCCAGGGATATGTCCCACAAGGATTTTTCATTCAAGCTAAAAGTGAACTAATCAATATGAAATATAGTACTACTTGTTCAAAACGTCCTATAATTGATTATTATACTCGTAAATCTACACATGTAAGTTACAATCCTACTTTCAACGATGAGATCATAACGCTAAATAATGCTAAATTAGTTAGTGGATATTCAGAACTACTCAAATGGTCATTCAATGTTCCTTTTGGAAAATCCATATTTCCAAATACTAGCAATTTAGCAAAACAACACTTAACTAACAGGGTAAAAGAAAGTGTGCCATTTAGTGTTTACAGCCCATCTTTTGGATTTAGAGAAATAGTTGCTATTACTTCTCTTGATCTCAAAGATACAGTATATCTTGATGAGGTTGAAATTAGTGTAACATTAGAAGTTCTCAAAACATTTACAAAATACAAAGGATGA
- a CDS encoding DUF693 family protein: MEPRLLKYDFKIEFYDQPKIYEIPKKENETQTEKAKEKSTPKEKPKEETKTEETEEKKKNTNEPKIVLRTTDGIHIDIQISDVYTSNNYICAKQAKLTIWNLPIDFNDNLQSGNIVTIYYKKFAEVKDYDFIMSGYLGTPMSTDYPSGDFSVQLEIHLASKSNYFHRALNPNQFQGMTVENAIKSAFPSRNIINMTYENKKRIINESFCANTPVEFIEKITKKYVQSVRTDIEPKDHTQLIREASLDTTHTECNYIFTNYVAIQTETEKKEETEKNKPIQKDKNPKTETPTTDTKEEETKKDTDKDYEPLEDYLLEFIPQQEVTIGSNRNIKFIYWNAKIMYTHKLKVGDKVSFIDGTGKKIKGTISQADAVLSNIGECSLILKLYDDANFLNIKGEAK, translated from the coding sequence ATGGAGCCTAGACTTTTGAAATATGACTTCAAGATAGAATTCTACGATCAACCTAAAATCTACGAGATACCTAAAAAAGAAAATGAAACTCAAACTGAAAAAGCTAAAGAAAAGAGCACACCTAAAGAAAAACCAAAGGAAGAAACTAAGACTGAAGAAACTGAAGAAAAGAAGAAAAATACAAACGAACCCAAAATTGTACTTCGCACTACAGATGGTATACATATAGACATTCAAATATCTGATGTATATACAAGCAATAACTATATATGTGCCAAACAAGCAAAACTAACTATTTGGAATTTACCTATAGATTTTAACGATAATTTACAATCTGGCAATATTGTAACTATATACTATAAAAAATTTGCAGAAGTCAAAGATTATGACTTTATCATGTCTGGGTATTTGGGTACACCTATGAGTACTGATTATCCTAGTGGTGATTTTAGTGTTCAATTGGAAATTCATTTAGCATCAAAAAGCAATTATTTTCATAGAGCACTCAACCCAAATCAATTTCAAGGCATGACAGTAGAAAATGCGATCAAATCAGCTTTTCCTAGTAGAAATATTATCAATATGACTTATGAAAACAAAAAACGCATAATAAATGAAAGTTTTTGTGCAAACACTCCTGTTGAATTCATCGAAAAGATAACTAAAAAGTATGTTCAAAGTGTTAGAACAGATATTGAACCTAAAGACCATACACAACTCATCAGAGAAGCATCTCTTGATACTACTCATACTGAATGTAACTATATATTTACAAATTATGTAGCGATACAAACAGAAACAGAGAAAAAAGAAGAAACAGAAAAAAATAAGCCTATACAAAAGGATAAAAATCCAAAAACAGAAACACCTACAACAGACACAAAAGAAGAGGAAACAAAAAAAGACACAGATAAAGACTATGAACCTCTTGAAGATTATCTTCTTGAATTTATACCACAACAAGAAGTCACTATAGGTTCAAATAGAAATATTAAGTTCATATATTGGAATGCCAAGATTATGTATACACATAAACTGAAAGTTGGCGATAAAGTTAGTTTCATTGATGGTACTGGTAAAAAAATTAAGGGCACTATTTCACAAGCTGATGCTGTATTAAGCAATATTGGTGAGTGTTCTCTTATACTCAAGCTCTATGATGATGCGAATTTTTTAAATATAAAAGGAGAAGCTAAGTAA
- a CDS encoding DUF777 family protein, giving the protein MHLNYDIYRMNSQMAGSALTQEEIKLWIYKNIFISTIGIIKSFNSETQEGVVLLSLYKNVEIKTRCISNMHFDLQENDEVILLQSSINLFDINDDNYFDKNYFYILRPINMQNATIKVDDFSIHTKNLMEIKNNNISLKQVLEEIVNCLHNLRVSGQATVEPSFYTYVNNIQNKINMLLK; this is encoded by the coding sequence ATGCATTTGAATTATGATATTTACAGAATGAACAGCCAAATGGCTGGTTCTGCGTTAACACAAGAAGAGATCAAACTATGGATTTACAAAAATATTTTCATCTCTACAATAGGAATTATCAAATCTTTCAATTCTGAAACTCAAGAAGGTGTTGTATTACTATCCCTTTACAAAAATGTAGAAATTAAAACTCGATGTATATCCAATATGCATTTTGATCTACAAGAAAATGATGAGGTTATTCTTTTGCAAAGTAGTATCAATCTTTTTGATATTAATGATGATAATTATTTTGACAAAAACTATTTCTATATATTACGACCGATTAATATGCAAAATGCCACTATCAAAGTTGATGATTTTTCTATTCACACAAAAAACCTTATGGAGATTAAGAATAATAACATAAGTTTGAAACAAGTCTTAGAAGAAATAGTTAATTGTTTGCACAATTTGAGAGTTTCGGGACAAGCTACGGTTGAACCTAGTTTTTACACATATGTTAATAATATACAAAACAAAATAAACATGTTGCTTAAATAG
- a CDS encoding GPW/gp25 family protein has product MDIRIDNDFNLAFNSNLQLVDSIEEQKQRLFIFLKTPKGSLFYDPQWGLDYSHVVKLIKVNSVNQIKTYLFNIIQDLKIDIVNLDVKIQSNTISIVFYFPNDTLNMEVKL; this is encoded by the coding sequence TTGGATATCAGAATTGACAATGATTTTAACTTAGCTTTTAATTCGAATTTACAGCTCGTTGATAGTATTGAAGAACAAAAACAACGACTATTCATCTTCTTAAAGACTCCAAAAGGTAGTCTTTTCTATGATCCTCAATGGGGTTTAGATTATTCGCACGTTGTAAAGCTTATCAAGGTGAACTCTGTGAACCAAATCAAAACTTACCTATTCAATATTATACAAGATCTCAAAATTGATATTGTAAATCTTGACGTAAAGATACAATCAAACACAATAAGCATTGTCTTTTATTTTCCAAATGACACTCTAAATATGGAGGTAAAATTATGA